One genomic region from Drosophila subpulchrella strain 33 F10 #4 breed RU33 chromosome 2R, RU_Dsub_v1.1 Primary Assembly, whole genome shotgun sequence encodes:
- the LOC119548978 gene encoding acetyl-CoA carboxylase isoform X1, which yields MLITLLGTLAAFLAFLLTLIFGRGQKRFKPVQSSAAPLATTATTSDSDNSNTATNHNSSVIAATATTTTTGNPSAAPATPPAAATAAVKAGDKRFPKACIKKVKFSSESLKSEVEELCEQLKDSALTDLSNDNIRITCHQNNNNSINKNKNNNSIDINIVKMSETNESNETAAQSAEGERPSFLVGDEIDEKAAEAGEACDEFPQKMQNDIRQNGDISERRKRLRPSMSRGTGLGQDRLQDRDFHIATTEEFVKRFGGTRVINRVLIANNGIAAVKCMRSIRRWAYEMFKNERAIRFVVMVTPEDLKANAEYIKMADHYVPVPGGSNNNNYANVELIVDIALRTQVQAVWAGWGHASENPKLPELLHKEGLVFLGPPERAMWALGDKVASSIVAQTAEIPTLPWSGSDLKAQYSGKKIKISSELFGRGCVTNVEQGLAAVSKIGFPVMIKASEGGGGKGIRRVDTTEEFPALFRQVQAEVPGSPIFVMKLARGARHLEVQLLADQYGNAISLFGRDCSIQRRHQKIIEEAPAIVAQPEVFEDMEKAAVRLAKMVGYVSAGTVEYLYDQEGRYFFLELNPRLQVEHPCTEMVADVNLPAAQLQIGMGIPLYRLKDIRLLYGESPWGSSIIDFENPPNKPRPSGHVIAARITSENPDEGFKPSSGTVQELNFRSSKNVWGYFSVAASGGLHEFADSQFGHCFSWGENRQQARENLVIALKELSIRGDFRTTVEYLITLLETNRFLDNSIDTAWLDALIAERVQSEKPDILLGVMCGSLHIADRQITESFSSFQTSLEKGQIQAANTLTNVVDVELINDGIRYKVQAAKSGANSYFLLMNSSFKEIEVHRLSDGGLLISLEGASYTTYMKEEVDRYRIVIGNQTCVFEKENDPSLLRSPSAGKLINMIVEDGAHVGKGQAFAEIEVMKMVMTLTSQEAGTVTFVRRPGAVLDAGSLLGHLELDDPSLVTKAQPFKGQFHQPENAPVPEKLNRVHNTYKSILENTLAGYCLPEPFNAQRLRDIIEKFMQSLRDPSLPLLELQEVIASISGRIPISVEKKIRKLMTLYERNITSVLAQFPSQQIASVIDSHAATLQKRADRDVFFLTTQSIVQLVQRYRNGIRGRMKAAVHELLRQYYDVESQFQHGHYDKCVGLVREHHKDDMLTVVNTIFSHSQVAKKNLLVTLLIDHLWANEPGLTDELANTLSELTSLNRAEHSRVALRSRQVLIAAHQPAYELRHNQMESIFLSAVDMYGHDFHPENLQRLILSETSIFDILHDFFYHSNRAVCNAALEVYVRRAYTSYELTCLQHLELSGGLPLVHFQFLLPTAHPNRLFSRMSSPDGLDQAAAESLGSSFVRTGAIAAFDSFEHFEMYSDEILDLLEDFVSPAMVNAKVLEAVEAADSISDSRHSTSINVSLSDPVTRANAAEEAKSTEPIHIVSVAVRETGELDDLQMAQIFGNYCQEHNEELFQRRIRRITFAALKKRQFPKFFTYRARDKFTEDRIYRHLEPASAFHLELNRMKTYDLEALPTANQKMHLYLGRAKVSKGQEVTDYRFFIRSIIRHSDLITKEASFEYLQNEGERVLLEAMDELEVAFSHPHAKRTDCNHIFLNFVPTVIMDPAKIEESVTKMIMRYGPRLWKLRVLQAELKMVIRQSPQSPTQAVRLCIANDSGYFLDISMYTEQTEPETGIIKFKAYGEKQGSLHGHPISTPYMTKDFLQQKRFQAQSNGTTYVYDVPDMFRQMTERHWREFSKARPTVDIRTPDKILIECKELVLEGDSLVEMQRLPGENNCGMVAWRIVLATPEYPNGREIIVIANDLTYLIGSFGIKEDVLFAKASQLARQRKVPRIYISVNSGARIGLAEEVKAMFKIAWEDPEEPDKGFKYLYLTTEDYAQVANLNSVRAILIEDEGEQRYKITDIIGKDDGLGVENLRYAGLIAGETSQAYEEIVTIAMVTCRTIGIGSYVVRLGQRVIQIDNSHIILTGYAALNKLLGRKVYASNNQLGGTQIMFNNGVTHKTEAIDLDGVYTILDWLSYIPAYIGCDLPIILPCDRVDRPVDFMPTKSPYDPRWMLGGRVNPVNANDWENGFFDRDSWSEIMAPWAKTVVTGRARLGGVPVGVIAVETRTVEVEMPADPANLDSEAKTLQQAGQVWYPDSSYKTAQAIKDFGREELPLIVFANWRGFSGGMKDMYEQIVKFGAYIVDGLREYKKPVLIYLPPNAELRGGAWAVLDSLINPRYMETYADPEARGGVLEPEGIVEIKYKEKDLVKTIHRLDPTTIGLKKELDDANTSGDKVKAAQVDEKIKARIAVLMHVYHTVAVHFADLHDTPERMLEKECISEIVPWRDSRRWLYWRLRRLLLEDAYIKKILRAQDNLSVGQAKQMLRRWLVEEKGATEAYLWDKNEEMVSWYEEQSNGESIVSRNVNSVRRDAIISTISKMLEDCPDVALDAVVGLCQGLTPVNRGVVVRTLAQMQLNEETSNSTQG from the exons ATGTTGATCACACTATTAGGCACTCTGGCTGCTTTTCTCGCATTCCTCTTAACATTGATCTTTGGCCGCGGCCAGAAAAGATTCAAACCCGTCCAGTCGTCAGCAGCACCATTGGCCACGACAGCAACAACTAGCGACAgcgacaacagcaacaccgCTACCAATC ACAACTCCAGCGTGATTGCAGctacagcaacaacaaccacaactgGCAACCCTTCGGCTGCACCAGCGACACCACCTgccgcagcaacagcagcggtGAAAGCGGGTGACAAGCGATTCCCCAAGGCCTGCATCAAGAAGGTCAAGTTCTCCAGCGAGAGCCTCAAGTCCGAGGTGGAGGAGCTGTGCGAACAGTTGAAGGACAGCGCACTAACCGACCTGAGCAACGACAACATCCGCATCACCTGCCAtcagaacaacaacaacagcatcaacaagaacaagaacaacaacagcatAGACATTAACATTGTCAAGATGAGTGAAACAAATGAGTCCAATGAGACCGCCGCCCAGTCCGCGGAGGGCGAGAGGCCCAGCTTTCTG GTGGGCGACGAGATCGATGAGAAGGCTGCCGAGGCGGGCGAGGCCTGCGACGAGTTCCCCCAGAAGATGCAGAACGATATTCGGCAGAACGGCGATATTTCCGAGCGGCGCAAGCGGTTGAG GCCGAGCATGTCGCGAGGCACTGGCCTGGGCCAGGATCGCCTTCAGGACCGTGACTTCCACATCGCCACCACTGAGGAGTTCGTGAAGCGTTTCGGTGGCACCCGTGTGATCAATAGAGTCCTGATCGCCAACAACGGAATCGCGGCCGTCAAGTGCATGCGTTCCATCCGAAGATGGGCATACGAGATGTTCAAGAACGAGCGCGCCATTCGGTTTGTGGTGATGGTCACGCCGGAGGATCTGAAGGCGAATGCCGAGTACATCAAGATGGCGGATCACTATGTGCCCGTGCCCGGCGGatccaacaacaacaactacgcCAACGTTGAGCTCATCGTGGACATTGCGCTTCGCACTCAAGTGCAG GCCGTGTGGGCTGGTTGGGGTCATGCCTCCGAGAACCCTAAGCTGCCGGAGCTCCTCCACAAGGAGGGTctggtgttccttggcccgCCGGAGCGTGCCATGTGGGCGCTGGGCGACAAGGTGGCCTCTTCGATTGTGGCCCAAACGGCCGAAATCCCCACCCTGCCCTGGTCGGGCTCGGACCTGAAGGCCCAGTACAGTGGCAAGAAGATCAAGATATCCAGCGAGCTGTTCGGCCGCGGCTGTGTAACCAATGTGGAGCAGGGTCTGGCCGCAGTTAGCAAGATTG GCTTCCCTGTGATGATCAAGGCCTCGGAGGGAGGTGGTGGCAAGGGCATTCGTCGTGTGGACACCACCGAAGAGTTCCCGGCGCTGTTCCGCCAGGTTCAAGCCGAGGTGCCCGGATCACCTATTTTTGTGATGAAGCTGGCCCGCGGTGCTCGCCATTTGGAAGTACAACTGCTGGCAGATCAGTACGGCAATGCCATCAGCTTGTTTGGCCGTGACTGCTCAATCCAGCGTCGCCATCAAAAGATTATTGAGGAAGCCCCTGCCATCGTAGCCCAGCCAGAGGTGTTTGAGGACATGGAGAAGGCCGCCGTGCGACTGGCCAAAATGGTGGGCTACGTCAGCGCTGGTACCGTGGAGTATCTGTATGATCAGGAGGGCCGTTACTTCTTCCTGGAGTTGAACCCCCGCCTGCAGGTGGAGCATCCGTGTACGGAGATGGTGGCCGATGTGAATCTGCCCGCCGCTCAGCTGCAGATTGGAATGGGAATTCCCCTCTACCGGCTGAAGGACATTCGTCTGCTGTACGGAGAGTCTCCGTGGGGATCCTCTATCATTGACTTTGAAAATCCGCCGAACAAGCCACGTCCCTCTGGTCATGTCATTGCTGCTCGTATCACCTCAGAGAATCCCGACGAGGGCTTCAAGCCCAGCTCGGGTACCGTGCAGGAGCTGAACTTCCGGTCCAGCAAGAACGTGTGGGGCTACTTCAGTGTTGCCGCCAGTGGTGGATTGCACGAGTTCGCCGACTCACAGTTTGGACATTGTTTCTCCTGGGGCGAAAATCGTCAGCAGGCTCGAGAGAATCTGGTGATTGCCCTTAAGGAGCTATCCATTCGTGGTGATTTCCGTACCACCGTGGAGTACCTGATCACTCTGTTGGAGACGAATCGTTTCCTGGACAACAGCATCGACACCGCCTGGTTAGATGCCTTGATTGCAGAACGTGTGCAATCCGAGAAACCGGACATCCTGCTGGGCGTTATGTGCGGTTCGCTGCACATCGCAGATCGTCAGATAACCGAGAGCTTCTCCAGCTTCCAGACCTCGCTAGAGAAGGGTCAGATCCAGGCGGCTAACACGCTGACCAACGTGGTGGATGTTGAGCTGATCAACGATGGTATCCGCTACAAGGTTCAGGCTGCCAAGAGCGGAGCCAACTCCTACTTCCTGCTGATGAATAGCTCGTTTAAGGAGATCGAGGTGCACCGCCTCTCCGACGGTGGGCTGCTCATCTCCTTGGAGGGAGCGTCCTACACCACGTACATGAAGGAGGAGGTGGATCGTTACCGTATCGTAATTGGTAACCAGACGTGCGTCTTCGAGAAGGAGAACGATCCCTCGCTGTTGCGCAGTCCTTCAGCGGGAAAGCTTATCAATATGATTGTGGAAGATGGCGCCCATGTTGGCAAGGGCCAGGCCTTTGCTGAGATCGAGGTAATGAAGATGGTGATGACTCTGACGTCTCAGGAGGCGGGCACAGTGACATTTGTGCGTCGACCAGGAGCGGTTCTGGATGCAGGATCGCTGCTGGGACATTTGGAGTTGGACGATCCATCGCTCGTGACGAAGGCGCAGCCTTTCAAGGGACAGTTCCACCAGCCGGAGAATGCACCGGTTCCGGAGAAGCTGAACAGGGTGCACAATACCTACAAGAGCATCCTGGAGAACACACTGGCTGGCTATTGTCTGCCGGAACCTTTCAATGCGCAGAGACTAAGGGACATCATCGAGAAGTTCATGCAGAGTTTGCGCGATCCCTCGTTGCCGCTGCTGGAGTTGCAAGAGGTTATCGCCTCCATCTCTGGCCGTATCCCCATCTCTGTGGAGAAGAAGATCCGCAAGCTAATGACGCTGTATGAGCGCAACATAACCAGTGTCCTGGCCCAGTTCCCATCGCAGCAGATCGCCAGCGTGATCGACAGCCATGCAGCCACTCTTCAGAAGCGCGCTGACCGAGATGTCTTCTTCTTGACCACCCAGAGCATTGTGCAGCTGGTGCAGCGTTACAGGAATGGAATCCGTGGCAGGATGAAGGCCGCCGTGCATGAGCTACTGCGTCAGTACTATGACGTTGAGTCGCAGTTCCAGCACGGACATTACGACAAGTGCGTGGGATTGGTACGGGAGCACCACAAGGACGACATGCTGACGGTGGTGAATACCATCTTCTCCCACTCTCAGGTGGCCAAGAAGAATCTGCTGGTCACCCTGCTCATCGATCACCTGTGGGCCAACGAACCTGGACTAACTGACGAACTGGCCAACACTCTGAGTGAGCTAACCTCCCTGAACCGAGCGGAGCATTCGAGGGTGGCACTGCGATCCCGCCAAGTGCTGATCGCTGCCCACCAGCCCGCCTATGAACTGCGTCACAATCAAATGGAGTCGATCTTCTTGTCGGCCGTTGATATGTACGGCCATGACTTCCACCCTGAGAACCTGCAGCGTCTGATTTTGTCGGAGACCTCGATCTTCGACATCCTGCACGACTTTTTCTACCACTCCAACCGCGCCGTGTGCAATGCCGCTCTGGAGGTTTATGTGAGGAGAGCTTACACCTCCTATGAGCTGACCTGCCTGCAGCATCTGGAGCTGTCCGGTGGCCTACCGCTTGTTCACTTCCAGTTCCTCCTACCCACCGCCCATCCGAACAGGCTGTTCTCTCGTATGTCCTCTCCCGATGGATTAGATCAGGCAGCTGCCGAGTCCTTGGGAAGCTCATTCGTGCGCACCGGTGCGATTGCGGCCTTCGACTCATTCGAGCACTTTGAGATGTACTCGGACGAGATTCTGGATCTGCTCGAGGACTTTGTCTCGCCTGCGATGGTCAATGCCAAGGTCTTGGAGGCTGTGGAGGCTGCGGATTCCATCTCGGACAGCAGGCACAGCACCTCTATCAATGTTTCGCTTTCGGATCCCGTGACCCGGGCGAATGCTGCTGAGGAGGCCAAGTCCACGGAACCAATTCACATTGTTAGCGTGGCTGTCAGGGAAACGGGAGAGTTGGATGATCTGCAAATGGCTCAGATCTTTGGAAACTATTGCCAGGAGCACAACGAGGAGCTCTTCCAGCGACGCATCCGTAGAATTACATTTGCCGCTCTGAAGAAGCGACAGTTCCCCAAGTTCTTCACGTACCGAGCTAGGGACAAGTTCACGGAGGATCGTATTTACCGGCATCTTGAGCCAGCATCTGCTTTCCATTTGGAGCTAAACCGCATGAAGACATACGATCTAGAGGCCCTGCCCACCGCTAACCAGAAGATGCATTTGTATCTCGGCAGAGCAAAGGTGTCCAAGGGTCAGGAGGTGACGGACTACCGCTTCTTTATTCGCTCGATTATCCGTCACTCGGATTTGATTACCAAGGAGGCCTCATTCGAGTATCTGCAGAACGAGGGAGAGCGCGTTCTTCTGGAGGCCATGGATGAGTTGGAGGTGGCTTTCTCGCATCCACACGCCAAGCGCACCGACTGCAATCACATCTTCCTGAACTTTGTGCCCACCGTCATTATGGACCCGGCCAAGATTGAAGAGTCTGTGACGAAGATGATTATGCGGTACGGACCACGTTTGTGGAAGCTGCGTGTGTTGCAGGCCGAGCTCAAGATGGTAATCCGCCAGTCACCGCAGTCGCCCACTCAGGCAGTGCGCCTATGCATTGCTAATGACTCCGGCTACTTCCTGGATATTTCCATGTACACGGAGCAAACGGAACCGGAGACAGGAATC ATCAAGTTCAAGGCCTACGGAGAGAAGCAGGGATCTCTGCACGGACATCCCATCTCCACGCCCTACATGACCAAGGACTTCCTGCAGCAGAAACGCTTCCAGGCGCAGTCCAACGGCACCACCTATGTCTACGATGTGCCTGACATGTTCCGCCAGATGACCGAGCGTCACTGGAGGGAGTTCTCGAAGGCTCGTCCCACTGTGGACATCCGCACTCCGGACAAGATCCTAATCGAGTGCAAGGAGCTGGTCCTTGAGGGCGACAGTCTTGTAGAGATGCAGCGTCTGCCTGGTGAAAACAAT TGCGGAATGGTGGCTTGGCGCATTGTCCTGGCCACTCCCGAGTATCCGAATGGCCGTGAGATCATTGTAATAGCCAACGACCTTACATACCTGATTGGTTCCTTCGGCATCAAGGAGGACGTCCTGTTCGCGAAGGCTTCCCAGTTGGCCCGCCAACGCAAAGTACCCAGG ATATACATTTCCGTAAACAGCGGTGCCCGCATCGGACTTGCTGAGGAGGTAAAGGCAATGTTCAAAATCGCTTGGGAGGATCCAGAGGAGCCGGACAAGGGCTTCAAGTACCTTTACCTGACCACCGAGGACTACGCCCAGGTGGCCAACCTGAATTCGGTGAGGGCCATCCTGATCGAGGACGAGGGCGAGCAGCGTTACAAGATCACCGACATCATCGGCAAGGACGACGGCCTGGGTGTGGAGAACCTGCGGTACGCCGGTTTGATTGCCGGTGAGACGTCGCAGGCCTACGAGGAGATTGTTACCATCGCTATGGTCACCTGCCGCACCATCGGCATTGGATCCTATGTGGTGCGTCTGGGCCAGCGCGTCATCCAGATCGACAACTCGCACATTATACTCACGGGCTATGCCGCGCTGAATAAG CTGCTTGGACGCAAGGTATACGCCTCCAACAACCAACTGGGAGGCACCCAGATTATGTTCAACAACGGTGTCACCCACAAGACTGAGGCCATCGATCTGGATGGTGTGTACACCATCCTCGACTGGCTCTCGTACATCCCCGCCTACATCGGTTGCGACCTGCCCATCATCCTGCCTTGCGATCGTGTCGATCGGCCAGTGGACTTCATGCCCACCAAGTCGCCGTACGACCCGCGCTGGATGCTCGGTGGCCGTGTGAATCCCGTGAATGCCAATGACTGGGAGAACGGCTTCTTTGACCGCGACTCCTGGAGCGAAATTATGGCGCCGTGGGCCAAGACGGTAGTCACCGGTCGCGCCCGACTGGGTGGTGTCCCCGTGGGCGTTATTGCTGTTGAGACACGCACCGTGGAGGTGGAGATGCCCGCCGATCCCGCCAATTTGGACTCGGAGGCCAAGACCCTGCAGCAGGCGGGTCAAGTGTGGTACCCGGACTCCTCGTACAAAACGGCGCAGGCAATCAAGGACTTTGGGCGAGAGGAGCTGCCGCTGATCGTGTTCGCTAATTGGCGTGGTTTCTCCGGAGGAATGAAAGACATGTACGAGCAAATCGTCAAGTTCGGTGCCTACATCGTCGATGGCCTGCGGGAGTACAAGAAGCCAGTGCTCATCTACCTGCCGCCCAATGCCGAGCTGCGAGGTGGAGCCTGGGCCGTGTTGGACTCCCTCATTAACCCGCGCTACATGGAAACATATGCCGATCCGGAGGCCAGAGGAGGTGTGCTTGAGCCGGAGGGCATTGTGGAGATAAAGTACAAAGAGAAAGACCTGGTCAAGACGATACATCGCCTAGATCCCACCACCATTGGG cTGAAAAAGGAGCTTGATGATGCAAATACATCTGGCGACAAGGTCAAGGCTGCTCAGGTGGACGAAAAGATCAAGGCTCGCATTGCTGTGCTTATGCACGTTTATCACACggtagcagttcactttgccgACCTGCACGACACCCCGGAGCGAATGCTGGAGAAGGAGTGCATCAGCGAGATTGTTCCCTGGCGCGATTCCCGCCGTTGGCTGTACTGGCGCCTGCGCCGTCTCCTGCTGGAGGATGCGTACATCAAGAAGATCCTGCGCGCCCAGGACAACCTCTCCGTGGGCCAGGCCAAGCAGATGCTGCGACGCTGGCTGGTAGAGGAAAAGGGTGCCACAGAG GCATATCTGTGGGACAAAAACGAGGAAATGGTGTCTTGGTATGAGGAGCAGAGCAATGGCGAGTCTATCGTTTCCCGCAACGTGAATTCCGTGAGGCGGGATGCCATCATTTCTACCATTTCGAAAATGCTCGAG GACTGTCCCGACGTAGCGCTGGACGCTGTGGTGGGTCTCTGCCAGGGTCTGACGCCCGTAAATCGGGGCGTGGTCGTACGCACACTAGCCCAGATGCAGCTGAACGAGGAAACCTCAAACAGCACCCAGGGATGA